In a genomic window of Tripterygium wilfordii isolate XIE 37 chromosome 8, ASM1340144v1, whole genome shotgun sequence:
- the LOC120003435 gene encoding mRNA turnover protein 4 homolog — translation MPKSKRNRAVTLSKTKRKGREHKESIVNTIRQAAENYNSAYVFSFENMRNLKFKEFREQLKSSSRFFLGSNKVMQVALGRSVSDEVRPGIRKVSKLLQGDAGLLFTDLSKEEVERLFNAYEEYDFARTGSTVTEQVELKEGPLEQFTHEMEPFLRKQGMPVRLNKGVVELVSDFIVCEEGKPLSPEASRILRLLGIKMATFRLLFICRWSPEDFELYIDRPDESDVESA, via the exons ATGCCAAAGTCTAAGCGCAACCGAGCAG TTACATTGTCAAAGACGAAAAGGAAGGGGAGAGAACATAAAGAATCAATAGTGAATACAATAAGACAGGCTGCTGAGAATTATAATTCTGCATATGTATTTTCTTTCGAGAATATGAGAAACCTGAAATTCAAAGAGTTCAGAGAGCAGCTGAAATCCAGCAGCAG ATTTTTCCTTGGGTCGAATAAAGTCATGCAGGTTGCTTTGGGTCGATCTGTTAGTGATGAGGTCAGACCAGGCATCCGTAAAGTTTCTAAG CTTTTGCAAGGAGATGCTGGTCTGTTATTtaccgatttgtccaaagaagAGGTTGAAAG GTTATTTAATGCGTATGAAGAATATGACTTTGCAAGGACAGGAAGCACTGTGACAGAACAG GTAGAGCTCAAGGAAGGTCCCCTGGAACAGTTTACTCATGAGATGGAGCCCTTCTTGAGGAAGCAAGGGATGCCTGTTCGGCTGAACAAAG GTGTGGTGGAGCTTGTTTCAGATTTCATCGTGTGTGAAGAGGGAAAGCCTTTATCGCCCGAGGCATCTCGCATACTG CGCTTGTTGGGAATCAAGATGGCCACCTTCCGCCTTCTCTTCATTTGCAGATGGAGTCCTGAGGATTTTGAACTTTATATAGATAGGCCAGATGAATCAGATGTTGAATCAGCATGA
- the LOC120004507 gene encoding uncharacterized protein LOC120004507, which produces MAKGSRGRRRISSQQYRSIPYPLMSCNQDISNDLCPRRCSKGLDKKDWEDVTCSVCMECPHKAVLLLCSSHDNGCRPYMCGTSFRYSNCLDQYKKAYTKVIPSSGTAVGNRIVVSDSGWPVEKCGVSELACPLCRGQVKGWTVVKPAREYLNEKERSCMQDDCSFFGTYKELRKHMRVDHPCAQPRVLDPVLERNWRRLERERERDDVMSTIRSAMPGAMVLGNYVIEGNHHDFGIDEDWRFDANGGRHGGFGVGLDSNLVNVFLLLHHAFGPSGDDLSRRLRQSERAYRHPSDDGTAGVRHSSPVGSLDSSDQDDDIESNNDNGDDGSVSLVNRLRQHGRVLLGRSARGGRLRETNGSNR; this is translated from the coding sequence ATGGCAAAAGGTAGCAGGGGCCGACGTAGAATTTCATCTCAACAATACCGGTCAATACCATACCCATTGATGTCCTGCAATCAGGATATTTCGAATGACTTGTGCCCGAGGAGATGCTCCAAAGGCTTGGACAAGAAAGATTGGGAAGATGTAACTTGTTCTGTGTGCATGGAGTGCCCACACAAAGCTGTTCTTCTTCTCTGTTCCTCTCATGACAATGGTTGCCGTCCCTACATGTGTGGAACTAGCTTTCGATATTCCAACTGCCTTGACCAATATAAGAAAGCTTATACTAAAGTGATACCATCCAGTGGTACTGCTGTTGGGAATCGAATTGTGGTGTCAGATTCTGGTTGGCCTGTTGAGAAGTGTGGAGTCTCTGAGCTTGCCTGTCCCCTTTGCCGGGGCCAGGTAAAAGGATGGACTGTGGTGAAACCTGCACGAGAATATCTaaatgagaaagagagaagctgCATGCAGGATGACTGTTCATTTTTTGGAACTTACAAGGAGCTAAGAAAACACATGAGGGTGGATCATCCTTGTGCACAACCACGTGTACTGGATCCAGTTCTTGAGCGAAACTGGAGAAGGCTTGAGCGAGAGCGTGAACGAGATGATGTGATGAGCACAATAAGATCAGCTATGCCGGGGGCAATGGTTCTTGGAAATTATGTTATAGAGGGAAATCATCATGATTTTGGCATAGATGAAGATTGGAGATTTGATGCAAATGGAGGGAGGCATGGAGGCTTTGGAGTAGGTTTGGATAGTAATCTGGTTAACGTCTTCCTCCTATTGCATCATGCATTTGGCCCATCAGGTGATGACCTAAGTAGACGGCTTAGACAGTCTGAAAGGGCGTATCGCCATCCGTCAGATGATGGTACTGCTGGTGTTCGGCACAGCTCGCCTGTTGGCAGCTTGGATTCCTCTGATCAAGATGATGACATTGAGAGCAACAATGACAATGGCGATGATGGTAGTGTATCATTAGTTAACCGCCTTCGGCAGCATGGAAGGGTTCTTTTGGGACGTTCTGCTAGGGGAGGTAGACTTAGAGAAACCAATGGAAGTAATAGATAG
- the LOC120004555 gene encoding pectinesterase-like codes for MVAGKVLVSVTSIILVVGVVIGTIVYVNRYHGVKGEQDLSPHMKAVTQMCSPTDYKEACVKSLSSANNTDPKELFKAAIMATAEAVKKSLNISDSIVVDATKEPRIKMAVDDCKDLMDFAVQELQASFSSVGDSQMHTMQDRVADLKNWFSAVISYQQSCLDGFDDPTKTESNQSHPVKDQLSNGMLDASQLTSNVLAIVDGLATILEKFNLKFNMPSSNRRLLEADGYPSWFSGADRKLLAKVDNRGIKPNVVVAKDGSGQFKTIGAALAAYPKNLRGRYIIYVKAGIYDEYITIDKKTMNVFMYGDGPRKTIVTGSKSYSKGFGTMQTATFSAVGEGFMAKSMGFQNTAGPQGHQAVALRVQSDRSVFFNCRIDGHQDSLYYHAHRQFYRNCVISGTIDFIFGYGAAVIQNSLIILRRPMDNQFNTVTADGRAERHLATGLVIHNCRIVPEQKLTSDRFKIPSYLGRPWKEYSRTVIMESTIGDAIKPEGWFPWAGNFALDTLYYAEYANRGPGARLDRRVRWKGFRGAIPRSEALQFTVDAFIQGNQWIRGSGVPMLAGLKR; via the exons ATGGTTGCTGGCAAGGTACTTGTGTCAGTGACCTCTATTATTCTTGTCGTTGGTGTCGTTATTGGCACCATCGTCTATGTCAATAGATATCATGGTGTCAAGGGGGAACAGGACTTGTCACCACACATGAAGGCCGTAACGCAAATGTGTTCACCAACAGATTACAAGGAGGCATGTGTGAAGAGCTTGAGCTCCGCAAATAATACCGACCCGAAAGAGCTCTTCAAGGCTGCGATCATGGCCACGGCTGAGGCAGTCAAGAAATCGCTCAACATTTCTGACTCGATTGTGGTTGATGCCACAAAGGAGCCAAGAATCAAGATGGCTGTGGATGATTGCAAGGATTTGATGGACTTTGCGGTTCAAGAGCTTCAAGCATCTTTTAGTTCTGTAGGTGATAGCCAAATGCACACAATGCAGGATCGCGTAGCTGATCTCAAGAACTGGTTTAGCGCTGTCATTTCTTACCAACAATCTTGCTTGGACGGATTCGATGATCCCACAAAGACAGAATCCAACCAGTCTCACCCAGTTAAGGATCAATTGAGTAATGGTATGCTTGATGCAAGCCAATTGACAAGCAATGTGTTGGCTATCGTTGACGGGTTAGCTACCATTCTTGAGAAATTCAATCTCAAGTTCAACATGCCTAGCTCTAACCGTAGGCTTCTTGAAGCTGATGGTTACCCAAGCTGGTTCTCCGGTGCTGATCGTAAATTGTTGGCTAAGGTTGACAATAGAGGTATCAAGCCTAATGTAGTTGTGGCTAAGGATGGTAGTGGCCAATTCAAGACCATTGGTGCAGCCCTTGCCGCATATCCCAAGAACTTAAGGGGTCGTTACATTATCTACGTTAAGGCCGGAATCTATGACGAGTACATTACTATTGATAAGAAGACAATGAATGTGTTTATGTATGGTGATGGACCCAGAAAGACCATTGTCACTGGATCCAAGTCTTACAGCAAAGGCTTTGGTACCATGCAGACTGCCACTTTCT CTGCTGTTGGCGAGGGATTTATGGCCAAATCCATGGGGTTCCAAAACACAGCAGGTCCACAGGGCCATCAAGCTGTGGCTCTCCGCGTCCAATCCGATAGGTCGGTGTTCTTCAACTGCAGAATCGACGGACACCAAGACTCGTTGTATTACCACGCACACAGACAATTCTATCGCAACTGCGTCATCTCTGGCACCATTGATTTCATCTTTGGTTACGGCGCTGCAGTGATCCAAAACTCATTGATCATCCTAAGAAGACCAATGGACAACCAATTCAATACAGTGACCGCAGACGGCAGGGCTGAGAGGCACTTGGCCACCGGACTTGTGATCCATAATTGCAGAATCGTCCCAGAGCAGAAACTAACTAGTGACAGGTTCAAGATCCCATCGTACTTGGGCAGGCCATGGAAGGAGTACTCTAGGACTGTTATCATGGAGTCTACCATAGGTGATGCCATCAAGCCAGAAGGATGGTTTCCATGGGCAGGAAACTTTGCTCTTGATACTCTTTACTATGCTGAGTATGCAAACCGTGGGCCTGGTGCCAGGCTGGATAGGAGAGTGAGGTGGAAGGGATTCCGTGGAGCCATTCCTAGAAGCGAAGCTCTTCAGTTCACCGTTGATGCTTTTATTCAAGGAAATCAATGGATCAGGGGATCCGGAGTTCCTATGTTGGCTGGGTTGAAACGTTga